From Magnolia sinica isolate HGM2019 chromosome 13, MsV1, whole genome shotgun sequence, one genomic window encodes:
- the LOC131224087 gene encoding uncharacterized protein LOC131224087 yields MEGLTLQLIRGRWFMVFASFLIMSGAGASYIYGIYSSDIKSSMSYDQQTLNTLGFFKDLGANVGILSGLINEVTQPWAVLAIGAAMNFSGYFMIWLAVTGRITQPAVWQMCLYICIGANSQTFVNTGALVTCVKNFPESRGIIIGLLKGYLGLSGAIFNQLYLAIYGHDSKSLILLIAWFPAALFVAFLGTIRIIKPVRQPNELKIFYSFLYTVLALAGYLMLIIIIEKQFNFSAPEYGGSAAVVLFLIFLPVGIVLREEISIWKLKNKSTISVEIQEQPSVSAIPPPPPPIPSSPKQQLSATRTPISRIANIFKSPKRGEDYTILQALVSIDMLIIFIVIICGLSGTLTAVDNMGQIGESLGYPHHTIGTFVSLISIWNFCGRVAAGFVSEILLSRYRFPRPLILTWVLLLSCVGHLLIAFPTSGSLYIASVIIGFCFGAPWPLIYAIISEVFGLKYYGTLYNFGALASPLGSYIFNVKVAGLLYDREAMKQRAVVGGAITGKLTCIGPKCYRLSFIIITVVTFIGSLVSLVLVIRTRKFYKSDIYSRFREVGEMGTDETCADRNGNDGREKDEERASSTATMDDNKL; encoded by the coding sequence ATGGAAGGGCTCACCCTGCAGCTGATTCGCGGCCGTTGGTTCATGGTCTTCGCCTCGTTCCTGATCATGTCAGGGGCTGGTGCTTCCTACATATACGGCATCTACTCCAGCGACATAAAATCATCAATGTCCTACGACCAGCAAACGCTCAACACCCTCGGATTCTTCAAAGACCTCGGTGCCAACGTCGGTATCCTCTCCGGCCTAATCAACGAAGTGACCCAGCCATGGGCGGTCCTCGCCATCGGTGCAGCCATGAACTTCTCTGGCTACTTCATGATCTGGCTCGCCGTGACAGGCCGCATCACCCAACCTGCAGTCTGGCAAATGTGCCTCTACATCTGCATTGGCGCCAATTCACAGACCTTCGTCAACACCGGCGCACTCGTCACCTGCGTCAAGAACTTCCCAGAGAGCCGTGGCATCATAATCGGCCTCCTCAAGGGCTATCTCGGTCTCAGTGGTGCCATTTTCAATCAACTCTATCTAGCAATCTACGGCCACGATTCAAAGTCACTGATCCTACTGATTGCGTGGTTCCCAGCTGCACTCTTCGTCGCCTTTCTTGGAACAATTCGGATAATAAAACCCGTTCGGCAGCCAAACGAGCTCAAGATATTCTACTCATTTCTCTACACTGTACTCGCGCTCGCCGGATATCTCATGCTTATAATCATTATTGAGAAGCAGTTCAACTTCTCCGCTCCTGAGTATGGTGGCAGTGCAGCCGTCGTTCTTTTCTTGATATTCCTCCCTGTTGGTATTGTCTTGAGAGAAGAGATTTCAATATGGAAGCTCAAAAACAAATCCACGATATCCGTCGAGATACAAGAACAACCATCTGTATCAGCAATTCCACCACCCCCACCACCGATTCCTTCATCTCCCAAACAGCAGCTATCAGCTACACGAACACCCATTTCCCGCATTGCAAATATATTTAAGTCGCCAAAGAGAGGCGAGGACTACACCATCCTCCAAGCGCTCGTGAGCATCGACATGCTAATCATCTTCATCGTGATTATATGCGGCCTCAGCGGCACTCTGACAGCAGTAGACAACATGGGTCAGATCGGCGAGTCGTTGGGATACCCACATCACACGATCGGCACCTTTGTATCATTGATAAGTATATGGAACTTCTGCGGTAGGGTGGCGGCTGGTTTTGTATCTGAAATTCTCCTATCTAGGTACAGGTTCCCACGACCGTTGATTCTCACGTGGGTCCTACTCCTCTCTTGTGTGGGCCACCTCCTGATTGCATTCCCCACCTCAGGGTCCCTCTACATAGCGTCGGTGATCATCGGATTCTGCTTCGGAGCGCCATGGCCGTTGATCTACGCCATCATTTCTGAAGTTTTTGGACTCAAGTACTATGGTACATTGTACAATTTTGGCGCCCTTGCTAGCCCGCTTGGATCGTATATATTCAATGTGAAGGTGGCGGGGCTACTTTACGATCGGGAGGCGATGAAGCAGCGGGCGGTTGTGGGTGGGGCTATTACCGGCAAGTTGACTTGTATTGGGCCTAAGTGTTATAGATTGTCGTTCATCATCATCACGGTTGTGACTTTCATTGGATCGTTGGTTTCACTTGTGCTTGTGATCAGAACAAGGAAATTCTACAAGAGTGATATCTACTCGAGATTCCGAGAGGTGGGTGAGATGGGAACGGATGAGACTTGTGCCGACCGCAATGGGAATGATGGGAGAGAGAAGGATGAGGAGAGAGCGTCTTCTACAGCTACGATGGATGACAACAAGCtatag